In Dermacentor silvarum isolate Dsil-2018 chromosome 2, BIME_Dsil_1.4, whole genome shotgun sequence, the following proteins share a genomic window:
- the LOC119441328 gene encoding uncharacterized protein LOC119441328 codes for MNSHSTHPHAAVHCIYAFQLSPQRVIIASKCTCKAGLGKCKHAAAVVLWVNEFQPASCTEVPQTWGRPSQKPNIDARESIEELFGRPKKIFIGGTCPDQVPPSYAHEHFSEIACPHNDIQKLASMSASQKDEIRRLSFCEETVLQNSHLSRLREMITREADMPVYSVMTATSQTPTVLTISRCNLTTQMTTKESKFFFSKVLCSREDAEEIAVGTVLQAGCKRWHNERAIRLSSSIAHAVVARKLPLDSLGERIKHRKPFFGKAVMHGRKTEAVAREQFEQKIGGPVLQVCGEQHEGL; via the exons ATGAATTCTCATTCTACGCATCCACATGCGGCTGTTCACTGCATATATGCATTTCAGCTTTCGCCTCAGCGTGTCATTATCGCAAGCAAATGCACATGTAAGGCTGGCCTGGGCAAATGCAAGCATGCTGCTGCTGTGGTGCTCTGGGTGAATGAGTTCCAGCCGGCATCATGTACAGAGGTTCCACAAACCTGGGGACGCCCTTCACAAAAGCCGAATATAGATGCCAGAGAATCTATCGAAGAGCTCTTCGGTC GTCCGAAGAAGATATTCATCGGAGGCACATGTCCCGACCAGGTTCCCCCGTCATACGCTCATGAGCATTTTTCTGAAATAGCCTGTCCTCACAATGATATTCAGAAATTAGCTTCAATGAGTGCCTCACAAAAAGATGAAATCAGGCGGCTTTCATTCTGTGAAGAAACAGTTTTGCAAAATTCGCACTTGTCACGTCTACGAGAAATGATAACACGGGAGGCAGACATGCCTGTGTACAGTGTAATGACAGCTACCTCTCAGACACCTACAGTGCTGACCATCTCACGATGCAACCTGACCACGCAAATGACCACAAAAGAAAGCAAGTTTTTCTTTTCTAAAGTGCTGTGCTCACGGGAGGATGCGGAGGAGATTGCTGTAGGTACAGTCCTGCAGGCTGGCTGCAAAAG GTGGCACAATGAACGCGCAATCCGGCTGTCAAGTTCAATCGCCCATGCAGTTGTCGCCAGAAAGCTACCATTGGACTCTCTTGGCGAACGGATTAAACACAGGAAGCCCTTCTTTGGGAAGGCCGTTATGCACG GGCGAAAGACGGAAGCTGTAGCCAGGGAACAGTTTGAGCAGAAAATAGGAGGGCCTGTCTTGCAGGTATGTGGTGAGCAGCATGAAGGTCTGTAA